Proteins co-encoded in one Xanthomonas campestris pv. badrii genomic window:
- the yecR gene encoding YecR family lipoprotein — translation MKLKFCSVAGAALLLSACATHADWLVTKASRADGVVALSYERNEFQRPDMSEQQAVQLAEQKCKNWGYKGAEPFGSQSAECLSRRGFGNCGSRRVTIEFQCIGNPGN, via the coding sequence ATGAAGTTGAAGTTTTGCAGCGTTGCCGGGGCCGCGCTTCTTCTCAGTGCGTGTGCTACTCATGCAGATTGGCTTGTGACCAAAGCCAGTCGCGCGGATGGCGTGGTAGCGCTTTCGTATGAGCGCAATGAGTTCCAGCGCCCCGACATGAGCGAGCAGCAGGCCGTGCAGCTTGCCGAGCAGAAGTGCAAAAACTGGGGCTATAAGGGAGCGGAGCCGTTCGGATCGCAGAGTGCCGAGTGTTTGTCACGCCGAGGCTTCGGAAACTGCGGATCAAGGCGCGTGACGATTGAATTCCAGTGCATCGGCAATCCAGGTAATTAA
- a CDS encoding helix-turn-helix domain-containing protein, whose product MFGLRLAEVRRARGLSQERLALESGLARSYLGGVERGQRNIALLNIYRLADALGVPPASLLEPPSQEKST is encoded by the coding sequence ATGTTCGGACTGCGACTAGCCGAAGTTAGAAGAGCCCGAGGACTTTCCCAAGAACGCCTCGCACTAGAGAGCGGGCTCGCACGCAGCTACCTGGGTGGCGTCGAGCGCGGGCAACGCAACATCGCGCTCCTGAACATCTACCGCCTTGCTGATGCTTTGGGCGTTCCTCCAGCCTCACTACTGGAGCCTCCATCTCAGGAAAAGTCAACCTAA